The Montipora foliosa isolate CH-2021 chromosome 10, ASM3666993v2, whole genome shotgun sequence genomic sequence AACAGCAATAGGCAGGTCTGGAGGTTGATGAGAAGTTTTATAAATGATATCTACCACTGTTCCAGCAGAACCATTACAAAGACCAACAGATGGCCACAAATTCATTGTTAGCATAACAAGGGCACCCTTTGAGATAAGCAATGATGGTTCTAACCCATACATATCTTGAGGAGAAATTTTGGCAGCTTCTGAGCTTGAGTGTTTTGtatcaatttttgcaattggttGTTTTAGTTGCAATAGTGAATCATAATTGTAATTGGCAACTTGTTCATTGGTATAAAATAATTGAGTGGCAGTTTTAAATTGCTCAATGTTATTGGCATGTAATGGTTGCCTTGTCAACAGTAGTTTCCAATCGTTTTCAGAAGTTTCACCACTTCGTAGTCGTAAGAGAAGATCTCTAAAAACAATTTGCTCTGGATCTGAGCCTTTGActctttgattgacagttaaTGTGACTACATTGTTAAACATCATATAAGTGTAATAGCCCTGTTCTGCAATTGGATTAGATGCTTTTGCATGATACAATGGTTTGTCACCCACTGGTGGTAACTGAGCAGGATCTCCAATCAGTATAATTGATTTTCCACCAAACAAGTGTTCTTTTACACCAGATGATTGCCTACATCGCCTGTCAATCCATCCAAGTGTTTTTTGCCCAAGCATTGAATACTCATCAATGAGAATATAATCGACATTGCAAAGTCTATGTTGTAATTATATCAGGGCTTCACCAGACAGGTCTCTTTCTGATTGTGGTGTGATCGGTAATTTCAAAAGTGAATGGATTGTTATCCCCCATATGCTGTATGCAGCCTTTCCTGTTGTTGCAGTGATAACACATTTATGTTGAAGATAAGATGTCAAAGCTCTTATCAAATAGCTTTTGCCAGTTCCTGCAACACCATTTATAATAAGCAACAGAGGTTCTTTTAGGGAAGTGTTTTTTGAGTGTTTTGTAATTATGTTATATGCAAGCTTCTGCATTTCACTAAAAGAATTTATGTCAATCAACTCTGTTTGGGTCAATGTTGCCATATCAAGTGGCATATCAAGTGGCAAGATCTAGGATACCTTTACAAACGTAGGTTTGCTATAGAGGTTTTTAAAGTTACGCAGGGCTTAAACCATAGGTTATTGCCATTCTTTACTTTTACTGATTCCAAGCGCAGAGGTGTATTACTTGAGGTGAAACGGAAGAAAACAGAGTTAGGAAGAAATAGCTTCTCATATAGGGGGATTGTGGTATGGAATTCAGTAGATAGAAGGACAAGGAACTTGGAAAAGCTAGATGCTTTGAAAGTAGCACTAAACCGCAACAAAACCAGCCTCAACAAAATAACATTCAATAAAGGGACTACAGTTCATCTTAATAAGGATATTAACTTTTTGTATTATTAAACGTTAGTATTTACACCtcttaaaaattttttttctttgaatctATCTAAAATTAGTaggttattttctcttgttgtaAATAGACAGTTTTTACTTTAGTATTAAAATTTGTATTCTAGTCTTAAAAAGTATTGTAGTTTAATTGGTAGGTTTATATGGTAGGATTTAAATGTATTATTAAGtttagcaggtccacatcagctcttTAGCTGCCACTACTAACCTGCCTtaacaaataaagtatgtatgtatgtatgtatgtaaagtTTACCTTTGATGTGTTAATCCAAGAAGGCATTTCTCCAATTTGTTGAGTAGTATATTTCATGGGGTCTATGGTCCAGTCATAGTTAGAATGTGGCAGAGGAGCTGTATTGGATTGttctcctgggcccggttgttcaaaagtcgattaacgctaattccagattaaaaattaaccaacgaGTTTATTTCGGTACTCCCAattgctgttcaacgctgatatttggcaaaaccttacattagaggtattcaatcttgaaaaacgaaagtaagcaaaagaaactttcaccaaaaagttgaaaacatgaaacaaaagtttacgctaatccttgattaagttaatcggctttcgaacaaccgggcccagactTATAAAAATCGGATAAAATCATCCATTCCTCCTGCTGTTGTTGTTCCTGATTATCACTCTGTTCATAAACTGGAAGCTGTATGTTGTCTAATACATCTGAAATCTTTTGAGACCAGTTTTGAACATGCttttttgcataattatgcagTGTTTAAAAAGTTATGCCATTCAGAAATGTAGGTTTGATCATCTGGCTCTGTGGTACCCCATGCATCATTTATAATTTTTCCACGGTTTAGATCTAAGAAGTTGAAATTTGCAGTATAAACTGTAATGTTGTCCTTTTGAATTGCTGGAGTATGTTGGAAATATATTTGGGACAATATGATCTGACATACACTGTTCAAGTTTGTTCTTAGTTAGTTTGTACTTGGTTGCAAATTCCTGAAAATTTGTATTCATTATGCCAGGAAACTCATCACTGAAGATACTACGCTTTGCATAGACATAAAGAAAAGAATCACTTGTACAACTTCCATTGCTTGTATCATTGGATGGTTGCAGTTTACGAGAACCATTTAAATTGAAAGGCTTGACATTAAAAGTGGTACTATGTAATTTAAGTGAAAGTAAATGGTGCGCAGTTTCTTGGGCACTAAAATCTCGCTCTCCTAGACTTTTCATCATAAGCTGTTTTATTGCTTTCTTAACGTTGGTGTCATGATCAGCACTCTTAATAACAGAATTGAAAGTATCTTTTAGCTGTTGTGATCTTGGTTCACCCTTGGCAGCATATTTTGCAAGATATTCTACGCAAGCATGATGGTCAATTATGATCTGAATGTCACAATTAGCTCTCTATCCCTGAAGTTGAATGCATTGATGATTATTCAATCGAGTATCATTTCTTTTTGTAATGACTTTAGCTCTGTATTGAACAGATTTGTCTTTTGTGTGGATTGTTTCAAATTCTAATCTGGTTTTATCAGAAAGATTTAACGGGAAATTGAAGCGACATTTGAGATTAGATTCATTCTGTTTGCgtttcagacaaaaattagtACTGCATCGTGTATGGCGCTGGACAGTATTTAAAAGGTCTACATAGTCATGGTAAAGTTTATCATGTGACATGTCTAAATAACGGCGTTTACATGGATGCACACTTGGTTTAGTCCGGTTATTTTCACAAGGCAGTTCTGGATTCCAAGTTGAtagtagggttagggtttaacCCTagttgcagggatggcgcagtggtgagagcactcgcctcccaccaatgtggcccgggttcgattcctggactcggcgttatatgtgggttgagtttgtttggttctctactctgcaccgagaggttttctccgagtactccggtttcccctctcctcaaaaaccaatattttacttgatttactttcattgttcatttcagtttacagtgtccccaattagcgctccagcgctagaacgactagacacttaaataaagttccttttccttttcctttttcctttcaatGCTACTTCAGTGAGCTCACAAAGTCCAGGATCATTCTTTAATTTAGCGGTCCCATGGCAATGAATGCTACCTCTTGCTTGAAATTCATACCTATACCAATGCCATGCAGCTCCAAGTGTACCATATAACAAATGTTTAATGAAATTTTCTAAACGCTGATTAAAAAACCAATCAACAATGTGGGGATTATCTATTACATTTGTCTCCTTtcctcatttttttattttgtgcaATTATCTGATTTATTTGAAAACAAGGAATGTAATTCTTCCCTGTCCGTCTTTTACATTTTATCATGTTCTCTTTATTCTGCTTTGTAGCGACTAGATTTGATACCGTTGACTTGTTCATTTTATCTATCATTTTCTCGCAtctttcatcatattttgtaaatGTTTTCAGTAACTATCCAGGCTTCATCCTAGGACATTATTCGCAACCTTACGATTAAAACTTTTCTACACTTCGgttaataattgttaactattctaCAGCCTAGATTAGGTGTGCTGTTAGCAGAATGGCGAACAAATTAGTATTGGTACTGCTTTTCTTAGCGTTCCAACCCCCGAAGAGAGCCTGGCACGAGGTCTTTTCTGAGAGATTGAACTgtcgtttttttcaaaatggcagctAGAGATGTTTCGGATGAATACGTTCATATTCCCAAGCGACTATACTTAAACTTTTACGTGATGAAGGAGGTTTAAGTTCATTGCCAAGTTTGCCATCACACGCCAGCCCTGTGATTGAATTAACGAgaatggcaaaggcaaatgaaTTTGTATGAGGGTATTTTCGTCGTACGGTGGCGTTCCTTTGAAACAGTCCTATTATTCGAGTTTTAGTTCAGTATCTCGCTTGTTTATGATCATTTCATTCAAGCACTAGCCGTATTGCTAGTCTTcacaaacaataaagaaaaacgtAATGCTACAACGTTTATGGAGTGGCTGTTCTCTTATtacttgttgttttttttcttttatttttacagAAACTGTGTAAGAGTGGCTTGTTTACGGTAAAGCCAGTTGAAGCAGACACTTTCATCTGCGCCTACGCGCCTACAGCACCCGTTCGTTATGCCAGTGAGCACAGACATGGGGACTATCTAATCACTATCCAAGGAGAAGGCCGATTGGTGGATGCTGATGGAGCAGAAAACGAGTTTGAGACAGGTTTGGGTCGAATTTGTAATGATGGTTCCTTTCAACTGGCCTTGTTAAGATCCAAGTTCGGGAAGCTTACAGATGTTCGCGTCAACTGCAAGTTTGCTAAAGGAAATGGAGAAGCTTGGATGAAATCGCGAAAAATCGCAGCAAATGAAGAACCCTTAGTGTGCCACTCGCACGACCTCTCTTGTTGAAGGACGATCTTCTCCAATCAGCAGCTGGAACGCGTCAAAGAGGCCTTGCGGTCATGTCGTCCAACACCGCAAAATGCCGAGGTAGCAATAGAAAGACTCTCCATTTAAGTCTAGTTGGGACTTAAAAAGTACTTGAAGAGTTTCTATATGGTCTGTTTTTACTTGAGTTTCctcaaaggaaaaaagaaataacgacATGAATCAAAAAGCAATGCGCTCGCCTCTAACAATTTGTAAAAtggaaattttcgggtttattaacaaagaaactaaacctttaactctgtgtagagggcataagtgactgaaaattgcctacaccaatgcaacagaccagtttaacggtcataaatttgcatttcaagcaatgcgctaaacgttaacactttgtaaaatcgaaattttcgggtttattaacaaagaaactaaaccttcaactctgtgtagagggcatgagtgactgaaaattgcctacaccaatgcaacagaccagtttaacggtcataactttgcatttcaagcaatgcgctaaacgttaacactttgtaaaatcgaaatttttgggtttattaacaaagaaactaaaccttcaactctgtgtagagggcatgagtgactgaaaattgcctacaccaatgcaacagaccagtttaacggtcataactttgcatttcaagcaatgcgctaaacgttaacacttttttaaaatggaaattgttgaatttattaacaaagaaactaaaccttcaactctgtgtagagggcatgagtgactgaaaattgcctacaccaatgcaacagaccagtttaacggtcataactttgcatttcaagcaatgcgctaaacgttaacactttgtaaaatcgaaattttcgggtttattaacaaagaaactaaaccttcaactctgtgtagagggcatgagtgactgaaaattgcctacaccaatgcaacagaccagtttaacggtcataactttgcatttcaagcaatgcgctaaacgttaacacttttttaaaatggaaatttttgaatttattaacaaagaaactaaaccttcaactctgtgtagagggcatgagtgactgaaaattgcctacaccaatgcaacagaccagtttaacggtcataactttgcatttcaagcaatgcgctaaacgttaacactttgtaaaatcgaaattttcgggtttattaacaaagaaactaaaccttcaactctgtgtagagggcatgagtgactgaaaattgcctacaccaatgcaacagaccagtttaacggtcataactttgcatttcaagcaatgcgctaaacgttaacactttgtaaaatcgaaattttcgggtttattaacaaagaaactaaaccttcaactctgtgtagagggcatgagtgactaaaaattgcctacaccaatgcaacagaccagtttaagggtcataactttgcatttcaagcaatgcgctaaacgttaacacttttttaaaatcgaaatttttgaatttattaacaaagaaactaaaccttcaactctgtgtagagggcatgaaaGACTGATAATatcctacaccaatgcaacagaccagtttaacggtcataactttgcatttcaagcaatgcgctaaacgttaacaatttgtaaaatggaaatattcgggtttattaacaaagaaactaaacctttaactctgtgtagagggcatgagtgaccgaaaattgcctacaccaatgcaacagaccagtttaagggtcataactttgcatttcaagcaatgcgctaaacgttaacactttgtaaaatcgaaattttcgggtttattaacaaagaaactaaaccttcaactctgtgtagagggcatgagtgactgaaaattgcctacaccaatgcaacagaccagtttaacggtcataactttgcatttcaagcaatgcgctaaacgttaacactttgtaaaatcgaaattttcgggtttattaacaaagaaactaaaccttcaactctgtgtagagggcatgagtgactgaaaattgcctacacaaATGCAACacaccagtttaacggtcataactttgcatttcaagcaatgtgCTAAAcattaacactttgtaaaatcaaaattttcgggtttattaacaaagaaactaaaccttcaaatctgtgtagagggcatgagtgactgaaaattgcctacaccaatgcaacagaccagtttaacggtcataactttgcatttcaagcaatgcgctaaacattaacactttgtaaaatcaaaattttcgggtttattaacaaagaaactaaaccttcaaatctgtgtagagggcatgagtgactgaaaattgcctacaccaatgcaacagaccagtttaacggtcataactttgcatttcaagcaatgcgctaaacattaacactttgtaaaatcgaaattttcgggtttattaacaaagaaactaaaccttcaactctgtgtagagggcatgagtgactgaaaattgcctacaccaatgcaacagaccagtttaacgttcataactttgcatttcaagcaatgcgctaaacgttaacactttgtaaaatcgaaattttcgggtttattaacaaagaaactaaaccttcaactctgtgtagagggcatgagtgactgaaaattgcctacaccaatgcaacagaccagtttaacgttcataactttgcatttcaagcaatgcgctaaacgttaacactttgtaaaatcgaaattttcgggtttattaacaaagaaactaaaccttcaactctgtgtagagggcatgagtgactaaaaattgcctacaccaatgcaacagaccagtttaacggtcataactttgcatttcaagcaatgcgctaaacgttaacactttgtaaaatcgaaattttcgggtttattaacaaagaaactaaaccttcaactctgtgtagagggcatgagtgactgaaaattgcctacaccaatgcaacagaccagtttaacggtcataactttgcatttcaagcaatgtgCTAAACATTAACACGTTGTAAAATctaaattttcgggtttattaacaaagaaactaaac encodes the following:
- the LOC137972577 gene encoding ATP-dependent DNA helicase pif1-like, with product MLGQKTLGWIDRRCRQSSGVKEHLFGGKSIILIGDPAQLPPVGDKPLYHAKASNPIAEQGYYTYMMFNNVVTLTVNQRVKGSDPEQIVFRDLLLRLRSGETSENDWKLLLTRQPLHANNIEQFKTATQLFYTNEQVANYNYDSLLQLKQPIAKIDTKHSSSEAAKISPQDMYGLEPSLLISKGALVMLTMNLWPSVGLCNGSAGTVVDIIYKTSHQPPDLPIAVIIKFDDYIGPSISNKIPSLVAIALVTISVYSGNSVHERQQLPLKLAWVLTIHKSQGLTLPQAWVDIGKSEQTLGITYVALSRVKQLSSLIVEPMTFDRLKSINKSANLKYRQVLLSTIKVDYNVCVIKSHFYNFIDSY